One part of the Paraglaciecola sp. L3A3 genome encodes these proteins:
- a CDS encoding DUF3592 domain-containing protein, translated as MIEYVTDMWALSFAGDKQGILFFVVIYVLLVCLYSFFRQVLIRQWPTTKGVLRSASVDTWAVTEFVLSEQKYKADSLYEYQVSNKKYQGKRISPWVIVASHNARFILNQQLNNIQQNADGTVNVLYNPKAPEKSYLLQPGLFGMAITLAIALIPLFLYLYEYSAI; from the coding sequence ATGATCGAATATGTCACTGATATGTGGGCACTTTCTTTTGCAGGGGATAAGCAAGGAATACTGTTTTTTGTCGTTATATATGTGTTACTTGTGTGTTTGTATTCTTTTTTTCGGCAAGTGTTGATACGTCAATGGCCGACAACAAAAGGTGTTTTGCGTAGTGCTTCTGTAGACACTTGGGCCGTTACTGAATTTGTTTTATCTGAGCAAAAGTATAAAGCTGATTCATTATATGAATATCAGGTGTCTAATAAAAAGTACCAAGGTAAACGAATATCGCCTTGGGTGATAGTTGCATCTCATAACGCTAGATTCATTCTTAACCAGCAGCTAAATAATATTCAGCAAAATGCCGATGGTACTGTTAATGTACTTTACAACCCTAAAGCCCCAGAGAAGAGTTATTTGCTTCAACCAGGTCTTTTTGGCATGGCCATTACTTTAGCCATTGCTCTTATCCCTTTATTTCTTTATTTGTATGAATATTCGGCAATCTAA
- a CDS encoding YceK/YidQ family lipoprotein: protein MKILLLSLSAVFCCSCATVKTISPEKNHVVIKHQGKKSYCEEIPRIYSGVSYNFCLLYGEPSKIANLGGGLNGVPWFVFDSIFSVVADTVVIPYTIVTQSNKGNIKVN, encoded by the coding sequence TTGAAAATTTTATTGCTTAGTTTATCTGCCGTCTTTTGTTGCTCTTGCGCCACAGTTAAAACTATTTCCCCTGAAAAAAATCATGTTGTTATTAAGCATCAAGGTAAAAAAAGTTATTGCGAGGAGATTCCGCGTATCTACAGCGGGGTTTCATATAACTTTTGTCTTTTATATGGTGAACCTAGCAAAATTGCAAATTTAGGCGGTGGTCTTAATGGTGTGCCTTGGTTTGTTTTTGATTCCATTTTCTCAGTTGTTGCTGATACTGTTGTAATCCCTTACACGATTGTAACCCAATCAAATAAAGGCAATATTAAGGTGAATTAA
- a CDS encoding lytic murein transglycosylase: MLSSFSVTKKLVALLGLSVCSAISIAEETEVPTFSQCIARLQVQALAAGVSEATSNNILAKVQPLERILKYDRNQPEFVQTFTDYFSKRVTSWRVNKGREKLAQHKEFLAELTQEYGVPAHYLIAFWGLETNFGGIKGKIPTIRALTTLACDQRRSTYFSAELVQALLLLEREGLNESDMIGSWAGAMGHTQFMPTAYMKYAKDGDGDGKIDLWNNEKDALASAAHFLKNLGWQSGFRWGREVLLPAGFDYQHAGKSHAKPLSFWNEQGVKKVNASPVGEGDLSAALLIPAGHTGSAFLIYANFDVILRWNNSEYYGIAVGHLADRISGQKALSKPLPDLPKYTVDEMKNFQDKLNQLGFDVGVADGILGPATRKGVRGFQTSVGLIADGYPSLETVEAVKSLPLPPVSNI; the protein is encoded by the coding sequence ATCTTGTCTTCATTTTCTGTTACTAAAAAACTCGTTGCCTTATTAGGCTTAAGTGTTTGTTCGGCTATTTCTATTGCCGAAGAGACCGAAGTACCAACCTTTTCTCAGTGTATTGCTAGATTGCAAGTACAAGCCTTAGCTGCTGGTGTGTCTGAAGCCACCTCAAATAATATTCTCGCTAAGGTGCAACCCTTAGAACGAATTTTAAAGTATGACCGTAATCAACCAGAGTTTGTGCAAACCTTTACCGATTACTTTTCGAAAAGAGTGACTTCTTGGCGAGTAAATAAAGGCCGTGAAAAGTTAGCGCAACATAAAGAGTTTTTAGCTGAGTTAACTCAAGAATATGGGGTGCCTGCTCATTATTTAATTGCTTTTTGGGGATTAGAAACCAATTTTGGTGGTATCAAAGGTAAAATTCCCACTATTCGAGCGTTAACTACTTTAGCCTGTGATCAAAGGCGTAGCACTTATTTCTCTGCAGAGTTAGTGCAAGCTTTATTGTTATTAGAACGAGAAGGCTTAAACGAAAGTGACATGATCGGATCTTGGGCTGGGGCTATGGGGCATACACAATTTATGCCTACCGCTTATATGAAATATGCCAAAGACGGTGATGGCGATGGTAAAATTGACTTGTGGAACAACGAAAAAGACGCCTTAGCTTCAGCCGCCCATTTTTTGAAAAATTTAGGTTGGCAGTCAGGATTTAGATGGGGTAGAGAAGTGTTATTGCCTGCAGGTTTTGATTATCAACATGCTGGTAAGTCTCATGCTAAACCCTTGTCATTTTGGAATGAGCAAGGTGTAAAAAAAGTGAATGCTAGCCCTGTTGGTGAAGGGGATTTATCCGCAGCTTTACTTATTCCGGCCGGGCATACTGGTTCTGCATTTTTGATTTATGCTAATTTTGATGTGATTTTACGTTGGAATAATTCTGAATATTACGGCATTGCAGTCGGGCATTTAGCGGATAGGATCAGCGGGCAAAAAGCCTTGTCTAAACCTCTACCTGATTTACCTAAATACACAGTGGATGAAATGAAAAACTTTCAAGACAAACTGAATCAATTAGGTTTTGATGTGGGTGTAGCCGATGGCATTTTAGGCCCTGCGACTCGTAAAGGGGTCAGAGGTTTTCAAACTTCCGTGGGGTTAATTGCTGATGGGTATCCATCACTAGAAACAGTCGAAGCAGTAAAAAGTCTGCCTTTACCGCCAGTGTCTAATATATAG
- the def gene encoding peptide deformylase, with product MKIAQVGEEVLSIPAKKVDQAEFGQAPLVTFIDELLETMLAANGIGIAAPQVFDPRAIMIIASRPNPRYPDAPDMQPEVLVNPEILALSEHTVWQWEGCLSVPGLRGRIERPDWVEVSYLSQHGEAKQVRYEGFLARIFLHEYDHLIGKTWLNHITDTKNIMANDVWIEKFVI from the coding sequence ATGAAAATTGCGCAAGTAGGTGAGGAAGTTCTTAGTATTCCTGCAAAAAAAGTTGATCAGGCTGAGTTTGGGCAAGCACCTCTAGTGACGTTTATTGACGAATTGTTAGAGACCATGTTGGCTGCCAATGGCATTGGTATAGCAGCGCCGCAAGTGTTCGACCCTAGAGCCATTATGATTATTGCCTCTCGTCCCAACCCAAGATACCCAGACGCACCTGACATGCAGCCAGAAGTGTTAGTTAATCCTGAAATCTTAGCATTAAGTGAACATACTGTATGGCAGTGGGAAGGCTGTTTGTCGGTACCAGGTTTACGAGGGCGCATTGAACGACCAGATTGGGTTGAGGTGAGTTATTTGTCTCAACATGGTGAAGCTAAACAAGTACGTTATGAAGGATTTTTAGCCCGTATATTTTTACATGAATATGATCACTTAATAGGTAAAACTTGGTTAAACCATATTACTGATACAAAAAATATTATGGCTAATGATGTGTGGATAGAAAAATTTGTCATATGA
- a CDS encoding ABC transporter transmembrane domain-containing protein, whose translation MQSVKTSTLMKWLFGQLKPYKSKVAFAMAALVVSAGAWLFLGQGIKSAVDDGFIANNSDKLDQMVLVVMAIALIGSIATYFRFYWMIWLGERVSADIRQKVYAHLLTLSPAFFAKTRTGEVISRFTADTTLLQSVVGMGLSMALRSFVTFIGALILMLFSSTMLTLYVLIAVPIVLLPIRFFGARVRIFAKNSQDRVADVGAYVDETLHEIHTVQAYSHENIDMQSFSARIENVMSAAHQRIKYRALLVACIIAISVIAVTLVAWLGAQLVLTNELSAGELTAFMFYAVMAGGAVATISEVIGEVQKAAGASERLMELLNTQTSIQSPASPEALPNEVKGNISLQQVNFCYPESPEISVIKDVNLAIKSGERIALVGPSGAGKSTLFQLLLRFYDVTSGKVCLENQDIRNLAVENLRDQFALVPQESVIFAATVRDNISYGRPDASQADIDRAAKAARAYDFIMELPEGYDTNLGERGVRLSGGQKQRVAIARAILADRPILLLDEATSSLDAANEQHVKLALDELMKGKTTLIIAHRLATVVNADRIVVMDKGQIIATGSHQELLASNDLYREFAQLQLVS comes from the coding sequence TTGCAATCTGTAAAAACCAGTACTTTGATGAAGTGGCTGTTTGGCCAACTAAAACCCTATAAAAGTAAAGTGGCCTTCGCCATGGCTGCCCTGGTGGTAAGCGCTGGCGCTTGGTTGTTTTTAGGCCAAGGGATTAAATCTGCGGTAGACGACGGCTTTATTGCCAACAATAGTGACAAGTTAGACCAAATGGTTTTAGTGGTGATGGCGATTGCACTGATTGGCAGCATCGCCACTTATTTCCGATTTTATTGGATGATCTGGTTAGGTGAACGAGTCAGTGCCGACATTCGGCAAAAAGTGTATGCCCATTTATTAACCTTATCTCCTGCTTTTTTTGCTAAAACCCGTACAGGTGAAGTGATCTCTCGCTTTACTGCCGATACCACTTTATTACAGTCAGTAGTGGGCATGGGCTTGTCTATGGCTTTGCGTTCATTTGTGACATTTATTGGTGCGTTAATCTTAATGTTGTTCTCTAGCACTATGTTGACCTTGTATGTGTTGATAGCTGTGCCGATCGTTTTATTGCCTATTCGGTTTTTTGGCGCGAGGGTGCGTATTTTTGCTAAAAATAGTCAAGATCGAGTGGCCGATGTCGGCGCTTATGTGGATGAAACTCTACATGAGATACATACGGTACAAGCGTATTCTCACGAAAATATTGATATGCAGAGTTTCTCGGCTCGGATTGAGAATGTGATGTCGGCCGCTCATCAGCGCATCAAATATCGCGCTTTGCTGGTGGCTTGTATTATTGCTATTAGTGTAATTGCCGTCACATTAGTGGCTTGGTTAGGTGCACAATTGGTGTTAACTAACGAACTCAGTGCCGGCGAACTGACTGCTTTTATGTTTTATGCGGTTATGGCCGGTGGTGCGGTAGCCACTATTAGTGAGGTAATAGGTGAAGTGCAAAAAGCAGCAGGCGCCAGTGAACGTTTAATGGAGTTGCTGAATACCCAAACCAGTATTCAATCACCTGCTAGCCCAGAGGCTTTACCTAACGAAGTGAAAGGTAATATTAGTTTACAACAAGTGAATTTTTGTTATCCAGAATCACCTGAAATATCTGTGATTAAAGATGTAAACCTTGCCATTAAAAGTGGCGAACGTATTGCTCTAGTTGGGCCAAGCGGTGCCGGTAAGTCTACTTTGTTTCAATTATTATTACGTTTCTATGATGTGACCAGCGGTAAGGTGTGTTTAGAAAACCAAGATATTCGTAACTTAGCTGTGGAAAATTTACGTGACCAATTTGCTTTGGTGCCCCAAGAGTCGGTGATTTTTGCGGCTACTGTGCGAGACAATATTAGTTATGGCCGGCCAGATGCTAGCCAAGCGGATATAGACAGAGCAGCTAAAGCCGCCAGAGCCTATGATTTTATTATGGAATTACCTGAAGGCTACGATACTAATTTAGGCGAAAGAGGAGTCCGTTTATCTGGTGGACAAAAACAGCGAGTGGCGATTGCTAGAGCTATTTTAGCTGACAGACCTATTTTATTATTAGACGAAGCCACTAGTTCATTGGATGCAGCAAACGAACAACATGTTAAGTTAGCTTTAGATGAATTAATGAAAGGCAAAACCACATTAATTATTGCTCACAGGTTAGCGACGGTTGTGAATGCAGACAGAATTGTAGTGATGGACAAAGGGCAAATTATCGCCACTGGTAGTCACCAAGAATTATTGGCAAGTAATGATTTATACCGTGAATTTGCGCAATTACAACTAGTTAGTTAA